A single genomic interval of Eurosta solidaginis isolate ZX-2024a chromosome 3, ASM4086904v1, whole genome shotgun sequence harbors:
- the ReepA gene encoding uncharacterized protein ReepA isoform X3, with amino-acid sequence MISALISRLIILSFGTLYPAYASYKAVRTKNVKEYVKWMMYWIVYAFFTCIETFTDIFLSWFPFYYEVKVIIVLWLLSPATKGSSTLYRKFVHPMLTRREQEIDEYLNQAKERGYSAVLQLGTKGVNYATNVIMQTALKGGGNLVQTIRRSYSLSDLSEPDVHRTQDEIDDVVQMRSHQRMLRPRPQAGGIARSASGTRHSTGMYFSEVDVVKGADGYNYNIRSSEDISSGYSSAEPLSAGLSRTSSMTNASKARLKGARRTEPLNERQQFRTQEQNFNAVNQFHMPGFRQFEYENEFDDCEAFEETPIAIDIPKCIQTLEETPLEALEDNNTKEATETQPEMETIAENGDVGATFETASTERSVNEEPSKGSADSETMQKAQKEIELMPVEEYLALFNAKVDFISDADTFNSGRISDEDNESDEFSDALPSLADDDAGELDDVVTKATDMEKSKYINECAEASEMLNMPQSSIELRESSQTITQNAATAAEIQKTDNKKESAKELQDTLQDIKNKFRGNIVHNPTSSSLCTCAVHDTASNARPLKHNKGKAPPPPRPARPAHLAPTSLATNVASSPSSTLSNSALDAVDSSSRSPSPAPSSKGMFKHFKTNLFHFGSNSSVSDKQLDGNVDKSHTATPPFETQL; translated from the exons gtAAAATGGATGATGTATTGGATTGTTTATGCATTCTTTACATGCATTGAAACGTTTACGGATATCTTTCTTTCATGGTTTCCATTCTATTATGAGGTGAAAGTGATTATAGTTTTATGGCTTTTATCGCCCGCTACAAAGGGTAGCTCAACATTATACAGAAAGTTTGTACATCCAATGCTAACACGCAGAGAACAG GAAATCGATGAATATCTTAATCAAGCTAAAGAACGCGGCTACTCGGCGGTGCTACAGTTGGGTACCAAAGGCGTCAATTATGCTACGAATGTTATTATGCAAACAGCGCTTAAG GGTGGTGGAAATCTAGTACAAACAATACGTCGCAGCTACAGCTTAAGTGATTTATCAGAGCCAGATGTACATCGCACTCAGGATgag ATCGACGATGTGGTACAAATGCGTTCACATCAACGTATGCTGCGTCCACGCCCACAAGCTGGCGGTATTGCGCGTTCGGCGTCTGGTACGCGCCATTCGACTGGCATGTATTTCTCAGAGGTGGATGTCGTTAAGGGTGCAGATGGTTATAA CTACAATATAAGATCATCGGAAGATATTAGTTCAGGTTATTCCAGTGCGGAGCCGTTATCTGCTGGTTTAAGTAGAACATCTTCAATGACAAATGCTTCGAAAGCGCGTTTAAAAGGCGCAAGACGCACTGAG CCATTAAATGAGCGCCAACAGTTTAGGACACAAGAGCAAAATTTCAATGCAGTAAATCAATTTCATATGCCTGGCTTCAGACAATTCGAATATGAAAACGAGTTTGATGATTGTGAAGCATTCGAGGAAACTCCAATAGCTATTGATATACCTAAATGCATTCAAACTTTAGAGGAAACGCCTCTTGAGGCACTTGAAGATAATAATACAAAAGAAGCAACAGAGACACAACCAGAAATGGAAACAATAGCTGAGAATGGTGATGTTGGTGCTACTTTTGAAACTGCAAGTACTGAAAGGTCTGTAAACGAAGAGCCGAGCAAAGGATCGGCTGATAGTGAAACAATGCAAAAGGCGCAGAAGGAAATTGAGCTTATGCCAGTGGAGGAATATTTAGCACTTTTTAACGCCAAAGTTGACTTTATTAGTGACGCTGACACTTTCAACTCGGGGCGAATTAGTGATGAGGACAACGAAAGCGATGAATTTTCCGATGCGCTGCCATCACTGGCCGATGATGATGCAGGCGAACTGGATGATGTAGTGACAAAAGCAACTGATATGGAGAAAAGTAAATATATCAATGAGTGCGCAGAAGCCAGCGAAATGCTAAATATGCCACAATCGTCCATTGAGCTACGCGAGAGCTCGCAAACTATAACGCAAAACGCTGCTACAGCAGCCGAGATACAAAAAACTGATAATAAAAAAGAAAGCGCTAAAGAACTGCAAGATACTTTACAAGACATCAAAAATAAATTTCGTGGTAATATTGTACACAATCCAACATCATCAAGTCTCTGCACATGTGCTGTTCATGATACTGCATCTAATGCACGTCCACTCAAACACAACAAAGGTAAAGCGCCACCACCACCACGCCCAGCACGCCCAGCACATCTAGCCCCAACTAGCCTTGCTACTAACGTTGCTAGCTCCCCCTCAAGTACATTATCCAATAGCGCTTTAGATGCTGTTGACAGTTCATCGCGTAGCCCTTCGCCAGCTCCTTCGAGTAAGGGCATGTTTAAGCATTTTAAAACGAATCTTTTTCACTTCGGCAGTAACAGTAGTGTGAGTGATAAACAATTGGATGGAAATGTGGATAAATCCCATACCGCCACACCACCATTTGAGACGCAGCTATAG
- the ReepA gene encoding uncharacterized protein ReepA isoform X5: MISALISRLIILSFGTLYPAYASYKAVRTKNVKEYEIDEYLNQAKERGYSAVLQLGTKGVNYATNVIMQTALKGGGNLVQTIRRSYSLSDLSEPDVHRTQDEIDDVVQMRSHQRMLRPRPQAGGIARSASGTRHSTGMYFSEVDVVKGADGYNYNIRSSEDISSGYSSAEPLSAGLSRTSSMTNASKARLKGARRTEPLNERQQFRTQEQNFNAVNQFHMPGFRQFEYENEFDDCEAFEETPIAIDIPKCIQTLEETPLEALEDNNTKEATETQPEMETIAENGDVGATFETASTERSVNEEPSKGSADSETMQKAQKEIELMPVEEYLALFNAKVDFISDADTFNSGRISDEDNESDEFSDALPSLADDDAGELDDVVTKATDMEKSKYINECAEASEMLNMPQSSIELRESSQTITQNAATAAEIQKTDNKKESAKELQDTLQDIKNKFRGNIVHNPTSSSLCTCAVHDTASNARPLKHNKGKAPPPPRPARPAHLAPTSLATNVASSPSSTLSNSALDAVDSSSRSPSPAPSSKGMFKHFKTNLFHFGSNSSVSDKQLDGNVDKSHTATPPFETQL; this comes from the exons GAAATCGATGAATATCTTAATCAAGCTAAAGAACGCGGCTACTCGGCGGTGCTACAGTTGGGTACCAAAGGCGTCAATTATGCTACGAATGTTATTATGCAAACAGCGCTTAAG GGTGGTGGAAATCTAGTACAAACAATACGTCGCAGCTACAGCTTAAGTGATTTATCAGAGCCAGATGTACATCGCACTCAGGATgag ATCGACGATGTGGTACAAATGCGTTCACATCAACGTATGCTGCGTCCACGCCCACAAGCTGGCGGTATTGCGCGTTCGGCGTCTGGTACGCGCCATTCGACTGGCATGTATTTCTCAGAGGTGGATGTCGTTAAGGGTGCAGATGGTTATAA CTACAATATAAGATCATCGGAAGATATTAGTTCAGGTTATTCCAGTGCGGAGCCGTTATCTGCTGGTTTAAGTAGAACATCTTCAATGACAAATGCTTCGAAAGCGCGTTTAAAAGGCGCAAGACGCACTGAG CCATTAAATGAGCGCCAACAGTTTAGGACACAAGAGCAAAATTTCAATGCAGTAAATCAATTTCATATGCCTGGCTTCAGACAATTCGAATATGAAAACGAGTTTGATGATTGTGAAGCATTCGAGGAAACTCCAATAGCTATTGATATACCTAAATGCATTCAAACTTTAGAGGAAACGCCTCTTGAGGCACTTGAAGATAATAATACAAAAGAAGCAACAGAGACACAACCAGAAATGGAAACAATAGCTGAGAATGGTGATGTTGGTGCTACTTTTGAAACTGCAAGTACTGAAAGGTCTGTAAACGAAGAGCCGAGCAAAGGATCGGCTGATAGTGAAACAATGCAAAAGGCGCAGAAGGAAATTGAGCTTATGCCAGTGGAGGAATATTTAGCACTTTTTAACGCCAAAGTTGACTTTATTAGTGACGCTGACACTTTCAACTCGGGGCGAATTAGTGATGAGGACAACGAAAGCGATGAATTTTCCGATGCGCTGCCATCACTGGCCGATGATGATGCAGGCGAACTGGATGATGTAGTGACAAAAGCAACTGATATGGAGAAAAGTAAATATATCAATGAGTGCGCAGAAGCCAGCGAAATGCTAAATATGCCACAATCGTCCATTGAGCTACGCGAGAGCTCGCAAACTATAACGCAAAACGCTGCTACAGCAGCCGAGATACAAAAAACTGATAATAAAAAAGAAAGCGCTAAAGAACTGCAAGATACTTTACAAGACATCAAAAATAAATTTCGTGGTAATATTGTACACAATCCAACATCATCAAGTCTCTGCACATGTGCTGTTCATGATACTGCATCTAATGCACGTCCACTCAAACACAACAAAGGTAAAGCGCCACCACCACCACGCCCAGCACGCCCAGCACATCTAGCCCCAACTAGCCTTGCTACTAACGTTGCTAGCTCCCCCTCAAGTACATTATCCAATAGCGCTTTAGATGCTGTTGACAGTTCATCGCGTAGCCCTTCGCCAGCTCCTTCGAGTAAGGGCATGTTTAAGCATTTTAAAACGAATCTTTTTCACTTCGGCAGTAACAGTAGTGTGAGTGATAAACAATTGGATGGAAATGTGGATAAATCCCATACCGCCACACCACCATTTGAGACGCAGCTATAG
- the ReepA gene encoding uncharacterized protein ReepA isoform X4 — protein sequence MMYWIVYAFFTCIETFTDIFLSWFPFYYEVKVIIVLWLLSPATKGSSTLYRKFVHPMLTRREQEIDEYLNQAKERGYSAVLQLGTKGVNYATNVIMQTALKGGGNLVQTIRRSYSLSDLSEPDVHRTQDEIDDVVQMRSHQRMLRPRPQAGGIARSASGTRHSTGMYFSEVDVVKGADGYNYNIRSSEDISSGYSSAEPLSAGLSRTSSMTNASKARLKGARRTEPLNERQQFRTQEQNFNAVNQFHMPGFRQFEYENEFDDCEAFEETPIAIDIPKCIQTLEETPLEALEDNNTKEATETQPEMETIAENGDVGATFETASTERSVNEEPSKGSADSETMQKAQKEIELMPVEEYLALFNAKVDFISDADTFNSGRISDEDNESDEFSDALPSLADDDAGELDDVVTKATDMEKSKYINECAEASEMLNMPQSSIELRESSQTITQNAATAAEIQKTDNKKESAKELQDTLQDIKNKFRGNIVHNPTSSSLCTCAVHDTASNARPLKHNKGKAPPPPRPARPAHLAPTSLATNVASSPSSTLSNSALDAVDSSSRSPSPAPSSKGMFKHFKTNLFHFGSNSSVSDKQLDGNVDKSHTATPPFETQL from the exons ATGATGTATTGGATTGTTTATGCATTCTTTACATGCATTGAAACGTTTACGGATATCTTTCTTTCATGGTTTCCATTCTATTATGAGGTGAAAGTGATTATAGTTTTATGGCTTTTATCGCCCGCTACAAAGGGTAGCTCAACATTATACAGAAAGTTTGTACATCCAATGCTAACACGCAGAGAACAG GAAATCGATGAATATCTTAATCAAGCTAAAGAACGCGGCTACTCGGCGGTGCTACAGTTGGGTACCAAAGGCGTCAATTATGCTACGAATGTTATTATGCAAACAGCGCTTAAG GGTGGTGGAAATCTAGTACAAACAATACGTCGCAGCTACAGCTTAAGTGATTTATCAGAGCCAGATGTACATCGCACTCAGGATgag ATCGACGATGTGGTACAAATGCGTTCACATCAACGTATGCTGCGTCCACGCCCACAAGCTGGCGGTATTGCGCGTTCGGCGTCTGGTACGCGCCATTCGACTGGCATGTATTTCTCAGAGGTGGATGTCGTTAAGGGTGCAGATGGTTATAA CTACAATATAAGATCATCGGAAGATATTAGTTCAGGTTATTCCAGTGCGGAGCCGTTATCTGCTGGTTTAAGTAGAACATCTTCAATGACAAATGCTTCGAAAGCGCGTTTAAAAGGCGCAAGACGCACTGAG CCATTAAATGAGCGCCAACAGTTTAGGACACAAGAGCAAAATTTCAATGCAGTAAATCAATTTCATATGCCTGGCTTCAGACAATTCGAATATGAAAACGAGTTTGATGATTGTGAAGCATTCGAGGAAACTCCAATAGCTATTGATATACCTAAATGCATTCAAACTTTAGAGGAAACGCCTCTTGAGGCACTTGAAGATAATAATACAAAAGAAGCAACAGAGACACAACCAGAAATGGAAACAATAGCTGAGAATGGTGATGTTGGTGCTACTTTTGAAACTGCAAGTACTGAAAGGTCTGTAAACGAAGAGCCGAGCAAAGGATCGGCTGATAGTGAAACAATGCAAAAGGCGCAGAAGGAAATTGAGCTTATGCCAGTGGAGGAATATTTAGCACTTTTTAACGCCAAAGTTGACTTTATTAGTGACGCTGACACTTTCAACTCGGGGCGAATTAGTGATGAGGACAACGAAAGCGATGAATTTTCCGATGCGCTGCCATCACTGGCCGATGATGATGCAGGCGAACTGGATGATGTAGTGACAAAAGCAACTGATATGGAGAAAAGTAAATATATCAATGAGTGCGCAGAAGCCAGCGAAATGCTAAATATGCCACAATCGTCCATTGAGCTACGCGAGAGCTCGCAAACTATAACGCAAAACGCTGCTACAGCAGCCGAGATACAAAAAACTGATAATAAAAAAGAAAGCGCTAAAGAACTGCAAGATACTTTACAAGACATCAAAAATAAATTTCGTGGTAATATTGTACACAATCCAACATCATCAAGTCTCTGCACATGTGCTGTTCATGATACTGCATCTAATGCACGTCCACTCAAACACAACAAAGGTAAAGCGCCACCACCACCACGCCCAGCACGCCCAGCACATCTAGCCCCAACTAGCCTTGCTACTAACGTTGCTAGCTCCCCCTCAAGTACATTATCCAATAGCGCTTTAGATGCTGTTGACAGTTCATCGCGTAGCCCTTCGCCAGCTCCTTCGAGTAAGGGCATGTTTAAGCATTTTAAAACGAATCTTTTTCACTTCGGCAGTAACAGTAGTGTGAGTGATAAACAATTGGATGGAAATGTGGATAAATCCCATACCGCCACACCACCATTTGAGACGCAGCTATAG